Proteins encoded within one genomic window of Episyrphus balteatus chromosome 1, idEpiBalt1.1, whole genome shotgun sequence:
- the LOC129920940 gene encoding BUB3-interacting and GLEBS motif-containing protein ZNF207 isoform X1 — protein MGRKKKKASKPWCWYCNREFEDEKILVQHQKAKHFKCHICHKKLYTGPGLSIHCMQVHKETIDKVPNSLPNRSNIEIEIFGMDGIPPEDLREHERQKNGGKSDSDDDEPVAKKKVEVSLAGPPPMMMQNMMPHMMGQFNPMGHMMAPMGMPPYIGPGGIPMMPPHAMMGAPPRNLFPAVIVSSAAASQPKPTFPAYSNATISAPPTTNNLNATSATTSSTTEGPQPQKPNIVTSGTTSKIIHPPEDLSLEEIRARKPKYQNKLSTATTPRPSSASSTAQSSTTSTSTVNTTAAAISKAQEAAAMAAVAQAQVAQAQAQVAHAQAQAQAHAQAQAHAQAHAQAQAHAHAQAQAVAQHQHQQQKQLEDLNRAVMLQRLQAARPGGPPLGMVQMGPGMQLLQPMMRPAMGIGPHGQLVGGNMLRPGPPGMGGMPAGLLAPVPGMGVPGMGVMLPGHPMLQMMQPRFR, from the exons ATGGGACGCAAAAAGAAGAAGGCTTCCAAACCCTGGTGCTG GTATTGTAATCGAGAATTTGAGGACGAAAAAATTTTAGTTCAACACCAAAAGGCGAAGCATTTTAAGTGCCACATTTGCCACAAAAAATTGTACACAGGTCCCGGGCTATCGATTCATTGCATGCAAGTGCATAAAGAAACAATTGACAAAGTACCGAACTCTCTTCCCAATCGCtctaatatagagattgaaatTTTCGGTATGGATGGAATACCTCCAGAAGACTTGCGTGAACACGAACGACAGAAGAACGGGGGCAAATCGGACTCGGATGACGATGAACCCGTGGCAAAGAAGAAAGTCGAAG tttCTTTGGCTGGACCACCACCAATGATGATGCAAAATATGATGCCACACATGATGGGGCAGTTTAATCCAATGGGACACATGATGGCGCCCATGGGAATGCCTCCGTATATCGGGCCAGGGGGAATACCAATGATGCCACCTCACGCAATGATGGGTGCACCTCCTAGAAATCTGTTTCCCGCTGTGATTGTGTCAAGTGCGGCTGCATCGCAACCTAAGCCGACTTTCCCCGCCTATAG caaTGCTACAATCAGCGCACCTCCCACAACAAACAATCTAAATGCTACAAGTGCTACAACAAGTAGCACAACGGAAGGACCTCAACCGCAAAAACCAAACATAGTAACTAGTGGAACGACTTCAAAAATTATTCATCCTCCCGAAGATCTTAGTTTAGAAGAAATAAGGGCCCGCAAACCAAAATATCAGAATAAACTTTCAACTGCAACGACTCCCAGACCCTCCAGTGCGAGTAGTACTGCTCAATCATCAACAACATCAACATCGACAGTAAATACTACAGCAGCAGCCATTTCAAAAGCTCAAGAA gcAGCAGCAATGGCAGCTGTAGCCCAAGCCCAAGTTGCCCAAGCGCAAGCCCAAGTTGCTCATGCTCAAGCACAGGCGCAGGCTCATGCCCAAGCTCAAGCGCATGCACAAGCACATGCTCAGGCCCAGGCACATGCACACGCTCAAGCGCAAGCAGTTGcccaacaccaacatcaacaacaaaaacaattagaaGATCTGAATCGTGCAGTTATGCTGCAAAGACTACAAGCTGCTAGACCTGGTGGTCCTCCTCTTGGCATG GTTCAAATGGGACCAGGAATGCAATTACTTCAACCTATGATGCGCCCAGCCATGGGAATTGGACCACACGGACAATTGGTTGGGGGAAATATGTTGCGACCTGGACCACCTGGCATGGGTGGAATGCCTGCAG GTTTGTTAGCACCTGTACCAGGTATGGGAGTCCCTGGAATGGGTGTTATGTTACCCGGCCATCCAATGCTTCAAATGATGCAGCCGCGATTTCGGTGA
- the LOC129920940 gene encoding BUB3-interacting and GLEBS motif-containing protein ZNF207 isoform X2 — MGRKKKKASKPWCWYCNREFEDEKILVQHQKAKHFKCHICHKKLYTGPGLSIHCMQVHKETIDKVPNSLPNRSNIEIEIFGMDGIPPEDLREHERQKNGGKSDSDDDEPVAKKKVEVSLAGPPPMMMQNMMPHMMGQFNPMGHMMAPMGMPPYIGPGGIPMMPPHAMMGAPPRNLFPAVIVSSAAASQPKPTFPAYSNATISAPPTTNNLNATSATTSSTTEGPQPQKPNIVTSGTTSKIIHPPEDLSLEEIRARKPKYQNKLSTATTPRPSSASSTAQSSTTSTSTVNTTAAAISKAQEAAAMAAVAQAQVAQAQAQVAHAQAQAQAHAQAQAHAQAHAQAQAHAHAQAQAVAQHQHQQQKQLEDLNRAVMLQRLQAARPGGPPLGMVQMGPGMQLLQPMMRPAMGIGPHGQLVGGNMLRPGPPGMGGMPAVN; from the exons ATGGGACGCAAAAAGAAGAAGGCTTCCAAACCCTGGTGCTG GTATTGTAATCGAGAATTTGAGGACGAAAAAATTTTAGTTCAACACCAAAAGGCGAAGCATTTTAAGTGCCACATTTGCCACAAAAAATTGTACACAGGTCCCGGGCTATCGATTCATTGCATGCAAGTGCATAAAGAAACAATTGACAAAGTACCGAACTCTCTTCCCAATCGCtctaatatagagattgaaatTTTCGGTATGGATGGAATACCTCCAGAAGACTTGCGTGAACACGAACGACAGAAGAACGGGGGCAAATCGGACTCGGATGACGATGAACCCGTGGCAAAGAAGAAAGTCGAAG tttCTTTGGCTGGACCACCACCAATGATGATGCAAAATATGATGCCACACATGATGGGGCAGTTTAATCCAATGGGACACATGATGGCGCCCATGGGAATGCCTCCGTATATCGGGCCAGGGGGAATACCAATGATGCCACCTCACGCAATGATGGGTGCACCTCCTAGAAATCTGTTTCCCGCTGTGATTGTGTCAAGTGCGGCTGCATCGCAACCTAAGCCGACTTTCCCCGCCTATAG caaTGCTACAATCAGCGCACCTCCCACAACAAACAATCTAAATGCTACAAGTGCTACAACAAGTAGCACAACGGAAGGACCTCAACCGCAAAAACCAAACATAGTAACTAGTGGAACGACTTCAAAAATTATTCATCCTCCCGAAGATCTTAGTTTAGAAGAAATAAGGGCCCGCAAACCAAAATATCAGAATAAACTTTCAACTGCAACGACTCCCAGACCCTCCAGTGCGAGTAGTACTGCTCAATCATCAACAACATCAACATCGACAGTAAATACTACAGCAGCAGCCATTTCAAAAGCTCAAGAA gcAGCAGCAATGGCAGCTGTAGCCCAAGCCCAAGTTGCCCAAGCGCAAGCCCAAGTTGCTCATGCTCAAGCACAGGCGCAGGCTCATGCCCAAGCTCAAGCGCATGCACAAGCACATGCTCAGGCCCAGGCACATGCACACGCTCAAGCGCAAGCAGTTGcccaacaccaacatcaacaacaaaaacaattagaaGATCTGAATCGTGCAGTTATGCTGCAAAGACTACAAGCTGCTAGACCTGGTGGTCCTCCTCTTGGCATG GTTCAAATGGGACCAGGAATGCAATTACTTCAACCTATGATGCGCCCAGCCATGGGAATTGGACCACACGGACAATTGGTTGGGGGAAATATGTTGCGACCTGGACCACCTGGCATGGGTGGAATGCCTGCAG TAAACTAA
- the LOC129920941 gene encoding dehydrogenase/reductase SDR family member 7, with the protein MNIFELVGLIVILYFLANIILWIVLDADIQLSFKERFGQPISSLRGQVVWITGASSGIGKYLAIVLAKNGVKVALSARRENELKLVQQQCLAASNGLLSDNDVLVLPIDMLDFKSHDKCLKIVLEHFGSLDILVNNAGRSQRASWESIDIEVDREMFELNVFSVINLSRLVLRYFMEAKKGQGHLAVTSSGAGITAVPFSGSYLGAKHALHGYFKGLVVEVPSIDVTLFCPGPIATNFLEEAFTGNPNEKVGQSTAGDKRRMTAERCAELFAVALSNKVKLAWVGLFPVNILLYLSQYYPNVTMLIYKLLGPDRLKKIREGKSN; encoded by the coding sequence ATGAATATTTTCGAATTAGTTGGCCTCATTGTAATCCTTTACTTTTTGGCCAATATCATTCTCTGGATTGTGCTAGATGCTGACATTCAACTTTCTTTCAAAGAGCGTTTTGGTCAGCCTATCTCTTCCCTACGTGGTCAAGTTGTATGGATAACAGGTGCTTCTAGTGGCATCGGCAAATATCTTGCTATCGTATTGGCCAAGAATGGAGTCAAAGTTGCACTCTCCGCTCGAAGAGAAAATGAACTCAAATTAGTTCAACAGCAGTGTTTGGCCGCGTCAAATGGTCTCCTTAGCGATAACGATGTTCTTGTTTTGCCCATTGATATGTTGGATTTTAAATCACATGACAAATGCCTTAAAATTGTGTTGGAGCATTTCGGCTCTTTAGACATTCTAGTGAACAATGCCGGCAGATCCCAACGTGCTAGTTGGGAGTCCATCGACATTGAAGTCGATCGAGAAATGTTCGAATTAAACGTTTTCTCAGTCATTAATTTGTCTCGCCTGGTTTTGCGCTATTTCATGGAAGCCAAAAAAGGCCAAGGCCATTTGGCTGTGACTTCAAGTGGGGCTGGTATAACAGCTGTACCATTTTCGGGGAGCTATCTTGGTGCTAAACATGCCCTGCATGGTTACTTCAAAGGACTTGTAGTAGAAGTTCCATCGATCGATGTAACACTTTTCTGTCCTGGACCAATTGCGACTAATTTCCTGGAAGAAGCCTTCACTGGTAACCCGAATGAAAAAGTTGGCCAGAGTACTGCGGGTGATAAACGTAGGATGACAGCTGAACGCTGCGCTGAGCTGTTTGCAGTCGCTTTATCCAATAAAGTTAAACTGGCCTGGGTTGGACTGTTTCCGGTGAACATATTGCTTTATTTATCACAATACTACCCCAACGTGACGATGTTAATTTACAAACTGTTAGGTCCAGatcgtttgaagaaaataagagAAGGAAAGTCAAATTAA